The genomic stretch tataagaGAATTATAAATGATTGAATTACTATAAGAGTATAAAATAGCTTTGTTACATACCTCTTTAATTGTGCTTGTCTAGCTATTCGTTTTGTAGTTTTTGTTTTGCGTGAAATGCTATTGCAAGAACCTTCTGTTACTGTAGCCTTGTGCATGCATGATGTTGACACTGCTGTTGTTTTTGTATCATCATCTGATAAACTATCATCTGTTAAACAAAAAatggatataaaatataagaaataaagttttctTATGTTCACATAGTTGTAGTACTCAATGTCTTATTCATACCTGAAACTTGTGTAGTAGGAATGGTGTAAGTAAGGGGTGGTGGTGGAATTGGTGGCGGATTTTCATTTAGGAAATTTCTTGTGAGCATACCCTCGCACATACTTTTTGGTCTAGTGTTAGTCTTTGGCGATAAGACTTTATCAAGCTGAAAAAAGATATACTATAACATTGGTTTCTTGTTATTgctttgataaatataaaaagaattagtttaattctgataattaaaataatgtaaacaattttaatattggaaataaaaattataataaacttcaCTATTGGAGTACATTGAACAagctttcaaaatttcatggTATGAAAATGCAGTTACaagatacaaatataaatatctgcaCACTACATAATTTAGCAacttaatttgataaattaattaataaagaaatagtcTACTCTGTATATAGTAGGAATATAGTAGAGAATATAGTAACTATCAAATAAGCTACCCAGCCACCTGTTTTTCAATAGTATTTTCTTAATACCTATATGTTAGATACAACTTGATTAAAGCacactaaaaaagaaaaacgaacatACTGAAATGGCAATTTATGTGTGTGATAAAAGTTACCATGCTTATTTATAGGGCAGATTATTACTACGAGGATTCAACAACAgtacaatataaaacaattccATGTAGCTTATGCCAATCAATATGTTACCCCTTCAAAGCAGACGAGAAAAGGCGgcaaacgaaaataaaatcatagtACCTGCACGATATACAATAGCGAATACAAATAGTGGCATAAGAAAGCTAATACTGGAAAAATTAGTATCAATGACTTATGAGTTGCTTACATCTGACCCTTCCGAATACGATTTATATAACTGAAACATTTCAGAATCCAATTAGTTAAGAGATACTGGAGAATACGTACACTCTATACAATAGAAGGAATGTAGAGAGACTAGTATGAAGAAGAAATAGGATATACATACTTTGCCTTTTGTTTTTGACGTCAGACGGAACATAGATAATTTGTCTTTTTGATTGGACGGCGAAGGAGAAGATTCTTTCTTGAAGAAGAAATCTGACACTGCTTGGATGAtactctttcttctttctggaTCTTTTGTCTTTTGCTTCTTATCTCTTTTTACAACGGCAACAGAATTATTTGACTTTGGAAAATCAGCGTGTAACAGTTCATCCATTGATTTTGCATTGGCAGCAGATAAGCCAGTAAAATTTATTGCCTCTTCTACAGCTTTCATATTGTCTGTACTCTTGCTCGTTTGCAATTTTAATCCAGTCTTGTTTGCTCCAGAACTGTAGAGTCTCATGCGAGGTTCATGTATTTCTTCTTTagtttttttctcttccatgGAAAGTTGTCTTCGTGCGACTTTCATTCTCAgctctttaattttatcttctgGACTGAGACCTAGATCTTCGTCACTCTTTAGTCTCGCTCTTTCCCTTGCATCTTGTCTTGCCTTCTCTGCTGTCCTCTTTGCTTCCTCGTGTTTCAATCTTGGAGGTGCGACCGGAGTtctaaagttttctttctcattACCTATTTTAGTTAATGTGGTATTTTCAGAGGATTGAATGTCATTCTTATTAGTTTCTTCACTCGTAGTTTTTCCTATCTCTGTTTTCCAAGGCAATTGCTGTGACTCATAAGATGTTTCACTTTCTACAGACTTTTTGATTTCAGCAGAAGTAGTATGCAAGGGACTATTTTCAGGTGTTACTATAGATGTAGGCACGAATTTATTAATCAGTGAAACATTAGGAATGGACGGTCTTATCGGCGATAGAGTTGGAGTTGAATTGAACGACGAAGCTCTAGCAGCTCTTCTTGCTTTCTTTTCTGCAGACTTTTGCTTATGAGCTTCCACTTTATCCATTAATAAATCTTGTATTACATTCTTTTGCTTGGATCTTTCTCTGGTAATTTCTTCCAATTTCCTAGAGGTAGCTGGTGAATTAAAGCTGTTATTTATCGTCGTTTCCTGATTCTTGATTTCTTCTGCTATCATCTCAGCGGCACGAGATTGCAGAGAGCTTTTGGAGTTCTTTCTCTTCGATTTTCTGACATCTATAGAGTCTTTGGCATTGCTAAATTCTGCGATTCTAGATTGTAAACGTTTCACATATTCCAGATAGTCAGGATTGCTTGAATCAGCTGTTATtttagtttcttcttcttgctcAGGTTCCTTTTGAGTTTGACTCGGAACTATTGAAACTTGTGGATTCACGGGACTAGCAAGAATAGTGACTACTTCACTAGTAGTGGTATCTTCAGCTGGTTCAACGATAAGCAAACTATCTTCCTCCATTGATTGGaacaattctttatttattgctTCCGTGATAGATTGATCCTCCTGAACAGAATTTGATTTTGTTCCTACGTTTGATTTAGTATTATTCTCGGATTTATTTATAGCACCGTTTAGCTTATTCATAACATCATCCATGGTAACTGGATTTATTTCTATCACGTTTCTGTCGTTATAAGCTTCTTCCTCTGAGCACGAATCATTCTCTACTTCTAATTTTGCGATAGGAGCAtcggtaattaatttatctcgTGAACTTGTAAGCATTGGTGAGCTCTTAATGTTTACGAATTCTATATATCCTCTATTCTTGAGCATAACAGTATTAGAAGCATCTTGCAAACTATCATCCAGGAGTGATTCGTTATCTGTGTCcataaaatctatattttcaCCGTTAGCTAAAAGTTTCGAGGTATTATTAATAGGAACATCTATCTGTTTGTCAAGCTTCGAAAAATCCAAGTCCATATCTGTTAAATCTTCTTGTTTAGCTATCGTAATTGGAGTATGACCTGCTTTCGAAGCATCTGATAATGTAGGTTTCCGCCTTGTGGTTATAAATTCTGGATTAATATTGAACTCAACATCTCGTAGATCATCTGAGACAATGACCTCACCATCACGAGCCCATTCTGAAAATTCTGTTTCCGTAAGGGCAGCTGTAGTAATGTCATTTTCTTCAGAATCATCATGTTTATTGGAAATTGCAGAATTTATCGATGTAGGAGTACTGCAATTGCTAATGCTCTTCTTGCCATCATCCTGCAATTCTAACTGCTCAATCTCATTCTTTACTATCTCTAGCTCCATTGAAGTTTTATTCATGGAAGATATTGGAGCAGGAACTGCAGTGTTCATCTTAGTATTCAACTCCTTGTCACGTAAAAATGAACACTCTATGGAATCTGGTTCGAATGACTGGCCATCATCAAAGTCTTTACATTTGTTAGCTTCCTCGTCTAGCAACAGATCTCCATCTGTACTGTGAATTTGTAAACGCGGTGGAGACAAATTTACAGCAGGTGATTGATCCTGCGGTTCATCTTCTGCTTCACCATCGCCGGAAGATAAAGAATCGCTGTCTATGTCTGAATCTCCAGTACTGGCagtctctttcgtttcttccttgtTTTTACTCCAATCGACTTGGGGTACTATGATAGAGGTCTCATGCAAGGGACTTCGTGGTCGGAAACCATTATTTTCATCTGTGGTTACAGTAAAGTTGCTCTCTGTATTTTGAGAGTTTCGCgcattttctaatatttgtgAACTCTTAACTGTATGCAATTGACTAGATGCTACTTGTTCTTTCATAAGTTCTTTGTTCTCTATATCCTTGGATTCACCACAGACAATGTTAGGTGAagtttttgattttaatatactaGATTCTTTTACCAAATCTGGTAAGTGGGTTTTCGATATTTCAGGCAAAATTGTTGCTTTATAAATAGGACTATCGTTGTTTAATAAGTTCTGTGGGGAACGATTGGTATTGTATGGTTTTATCGGAGATGAAGAGAATATAGCTGTAGGTGATATAGGAGAAAGTTGAGTATTATTCGATCGCAATTTGCTCGTCCCCTGTAAGAATGCTTGCATCGTTGGACTTGGTTCCGGAGCGGGATTTAAGAGCTTTTGGTGCTGAGAAATAGCGTCTGTGAAATTTCTTAACTGAGTATCTACATTCGAAGCTGATCCTGACTTCATGACAGAACTACCAAAGGCTGTACTACCGAGTAAATACTTCCTTTTTAGCTCCAAAGATAATTTAGATGCAATACCTTCGGTAGAATGAGTGCGGTTCAATAAATAATCTCCTTTGCGTGGATTTATTAATGGAGCTACATTCGTATTATTGAATCCTAATAAATTCAGCTTACTCTCTTTCCCAAGATGAGAAGGATTTACATTATGATCCGTTTTTAATTGCGACTTCGCGACTTCTAAGTCTTTATCTTGTTTGATATTCCCATTAATTGATGAAATAACCTTGCTTTTTACTTGAACTTTCTTAGGCTCGACATAATTTCCCCTGGTTTTGCGGACATACGAATCGTTGATCGTAATTTCTGGAATCTCATGTTGCGTGGGAGTTGCACCATCGTGTTCGAATTCAGAGTCCGTCGATATTTCTGTAGCTGAATTTTCTTCGCTCTCTTCTGATGTACCTTCATTGGAGGCAACCTGTGAGATCACACATGGATTAATAGAATAgacgaatagaaatattatgaaCGTTAAATGttatcaaaaagaaaaaaagatttgtTTAGTGTATTAGTGAAACAATTAGTGGCAAGGAACATGATGCATTTGGTCAAATGAGtgttttgtagtattaataatattaagctTGTTAATTACTTTCATTACTAGAGTCCAATAAGAAATACTCTGGCGTcttacaaatgtatataaaaatatatgatgtTCCTAAGATATTAGTTACTAATACTCGCCCAATGTTTATTGTGAAACTGATCATGATAACCATATGAATTTGTCTAAAATGAGACAGtgagatttttaataaagtattgGCTGGtggtaatttcaaaattaatacaaattggTAAGAGAGTTACATTGCCAGTTTTAGCATGAACACTAAATCAAACACAAACAATTAATCAACTTGAGTCAcggttaatttaaaattagttcAATAGGTCACTCCATTCGTACATAAAGATGCTTTACCTTTTCTTCAACGGCTTTGGGTATTTTAATAAGATATACCATCAGCCAAGTATaagtaatatctttttttctttactttattAACATATCTCACACAATTTCCCTAAATGTAAatcagaaaattgaaaaacatatTGAAAACATACAGTAATCGTGTTTGAAGATTTGTTCATCATATGCACTCATATATGtggtttaaatattaatatatatgctAAGACACTATACATTTATCTTTCTTTGTTCTATCATTTTTAGGAGGTATAGATTTCATAGATTCACGCTTGTCAGAGTTTATTAATGGAGGAGACTTTGTGTGTTGAGAATGTTTATGTTCATCGCTAGTATTTCCTAATGTACTTATTGTTTTACTTATTTCACTATTACGATTTGCTGTTTCAGACGAATGTTTTAACTTATTAGTCCCTATATTTATCGCAttagtattaatatttgattcaACCAATCTCTCATTAATTGTAGCGGAACTTGATTTACAGGTAGAGTTACAGGTAGACTCTTCTAAAGAAGGTGGAACATTAGATTTTTGTTTTGAAGTTCTTCTTCTTATTGGAACATCAGGAGTAAATTGTGCATTGGATATGTCAAGCCTTATCGAAGAACTGAGTTCATGATGTCCATGTTTTCTATCTGGCCTTTTTGGAACTTCATCTGTTAGATTTGGTagaattgtattattatttgaatttatattctttacacGTTTTGGTACTTCAATGTTTTGTTCAACAATCTTAACTTTAGTAACTTGCTCATGTTCGACAGGTAAGGCTGTTAATTCAAAAGaagatttgtaatttttatataacgtatcatttctattaataatttctttccttctatTTAGAGTATTATCGCTTCTATGTACACTATCgtacttattatttttaatattattaaattgcatCGTCGACACTATCTGTTTTACATCAGGCTTCGTATTACTAGCAGAATGAGTTGCGTCATCTATTTTCTGTTCGTTTAATTTGTTTCCTAAGATATCATAATTTAAATGTGGAATCGACATTGCTTGTTGTACATTTTCGGGACCAAACTgcttatttgtttctttttcatagaATTCGATTACGAAAATATTGTTGAGTTGTGGAGTTATTTGTTCTGTACAAAGATCAGTTGTcacttcttttcttctttcatccaATTTAGACATTAACGTGTTACTGTTGGATTCTAATATTGCTTGTTCTGTACTTGTTTCCTGTATTTTGTGAGAACCAGTTGCCATACATTCATGTGACGTGATCTTTAAAATATCACTTATTAGTGGTGAGgccaatattttttctcctgCATTGATCGCATTATTAGaaggattaattattatattttcatttgatttaGCATCTAAGATGTTACTGACTCGTTGTGAAGGCAAAGATGTTTGTTCTGAATTGATTTCATTCGCAGGATGATCAATGACGATACTCTGCTTTTCTTTATGCACTTCAGTTTCTACAATGTTATTTAAAGtcatattttttccattagAAGGCAGCTCACGTTCTTCCGCTACATTTACATTATTTGTTACGTTTGATTGTTCATTTGTGTCTTCTAAATGCAATTTCGTAGATAGAGTATCCAAATGCAATTTAGATTCAATATCTTCAGTGTCAATCGAAGACATTTCCTCATTTTGTCGCTCTATCTCCTCAAATTCCTTAACAATGGCGTCAAcatcaatttcatttaattcgtCATGATTtatattgctattattttttgGACTTTCTGATCTTCTATAGTTTAATTCTTCAGAAGATTCTTGCTTCgttttttggaaatatttcattatgtCTTTCGTTTCAACTTTCGCAGATAGCTTCGGTTTAATATCTAATTcgacaattttaatatcaggCGATTTTTCGTTTTGAATACATGTAttttgatcttttattttttgttttcttacgtccgtgaaatatttattaatttttcttcgggCATTTTCAGTGGATAATGGTCGAAGTTCAGCCACTGGCATTTTATTCCTTGCTTTCCTTTGTCTTAAATCAcgttttaatttatcgaatgaaCTATTTCCGTCAGATTGAACCGCCTGATTGTTAGTTTTATTGGGCACTGTTAATTTGGCACTTTCAACAGATGTTTCTTCTAACGACTTTTCATTTGTCGGAGATGGCGAAGTAATAGTCACGATAGGAATTcgtttaatattctttatggataattttaatttattatcttttggCATATCGTCTGTCGATTTTATGTAGTTTTGTATACTCTCTGAATCGCAAGTTTCTGTATCTTCTGCGGTCATTTTGTCCTGACTATCGGacattaataattcatcatACAATGTTTCAGTTGATTTGTACATTTCATACGAGGAGGATGGCGACGAATCTCTACTACGGTTTGGAGAAGAAGTTATTAGATCCGGTAGTCTTTCCTTGAGGCTTAAAACTTCTTCGGTGTTAGGCTGCATTGTATTATTGTAACTAGTCTGACTAAATGGAATAGCATCTGGAAGCATAATTCCTGCAAACACTGTTTGCAGTTTTATGTTTGATGTACTAATTGTTTCAGATGTTTCGGGTGTAATGTCCAGGACAGGCATtactttattacttatttcATTATGACTAGAAACTACTGTTTGGGTTAATTCGCTACTAATACTTCCTATTTTgtctaaattttcattaacagaaattatttcattatttaattcattacTATCAATATCAGTAAGCTTAGAAATAACTTTATCACTTTCATTTGGTGATTCACTTTGGATTGCTTGATCGTTACCTAAATTTAAAACACAACTTTCATCTACTAAACTTTCATATTCTGAAATGCACTCATCCACATTATGTATATTGGAATTATTCTGTTCTATCGGATTAGAAACAATTACAgacgaatttaaatttacagtATCATTTTCCCTATTATctgataataaattacaagagGAATCAGGCAAATGAATTAAGCTTCCAGATGCTTTGCTTTGAGATGTGTTCTCTTCGCTATCAAACTTTACATCGTTTACTATTGGTTGATCTGTGTTTCCTATTAACGTATTAATTGTCAGTGTCTTTTTATCAGGcgatttttcaatatcttctGTACTGATTATATCTTGATCAACTTCACTATTATTCACGTCTATCTCTTGGggcgatataaaattatgagtTTGTATAGGAAGTATAAGAGATTCTTGAGTTATATTATCTATAGAATCTTGAGAAATTTTCACCTCCGTTTCCGAACCGGTGTCCGTATCGGAGCTACGGGTAGGATTCTTTAGCCAAAATTCCTGTCTTCTAAGCTCTCGAGCGCGTATGTCGTCTTCATCCTCCGTAGCTGTCGTACTTTCATCGtctgaataaaaatacaaatcaaGAAAGATAGTTATTTTCATAGTGATAAAGAGCGGAAGCGATCTAACGAAGAATCAAAGCTGTACCTTCGTTCGTGTATTCATCACTAGAATCTTCATATTCGTTGCTTCCAGTATCAGACTGTCCCATTGCAGCATGTGGATGAGAGTATCGTAGTGTCCAATTTTTGGCAAGTTCAAGAGTTCCTTCGGTTGTTAAGGGCTGATCTATCGCTTCTTCGTATACTTCGTTATCGTCATCCGAATCGCTGGTGAAACATTGATAAACCGTTTGAAAATCTGTTAtcatgttttttaattatatttatcgataaaatatctCACCTCATGTCTGAAATGTCATCGCTAGAACCCATTTCTGCGGTGGAAGCACCGAAATTTCTATCCGTCCATTCGTCTTCATCCATCTGACTTTGGGGTTCTTCAGCGTCTGATAT from Bombus pascuorum chromosome 2, iyBomPasc1.1, whole genome shotgun sequence encodes the following:
- the LOC132916255 gene encoding F-actin-monooxygenase Mical isoform X3; its protein translation is MQQPFRRQHRTREFATEKASLCAEIPVDKRVMEHQQGRKQTMNSAEVAKANEEFDLFCNATTLKSILGHFRNLCELLKIRPNTINQFYPKLKSKLRSWKALALWKKFDQRANHKCYNRGKACPNTRVLIIGGGPCGLRSAIEAQLLGAKVVVVEKRDRMSRNNVLHLWPFVIQDLRGLGAKKFFGKFCAGSIDHISIRQLQCILLKVALILGVEFHESVSFDSLIPPPENQEEGKIGWRAKTTPADHPVCQYEFDVLIGADGKRNTLEGFKRKEFRGKLAIAITANFINKRTEAEARVKEISGVAFIFNQKFFKELYHDTGIDLENIVYYKDDTHYFVMTAKKHSLINKGVILQDYPDTAKLLAKENVDREALMLYAREAAEFSTEYQMSGMEFAVNHYGQPDVAMFDFTSMYAAENASRILERRGHRLLMILVGDSLLEPFWPTGSGCARGFLSSLDACWAIKSWGANVSPLEVIAERESIYRLLGQTTPENLNRDYAAYTLDPHTRYPNLNVSSVTPIQVRGLVDTDDPDSIKQPPVQSEIDIPKKRRRRDLRGDSQVHPDTLLRWLQKQVALYDSVQIKDMGASFKNGLAICAIIHRYRPNLIDFHNLNPDDAITNNQLAFDILEKELSIPPIMTGEEMAQYDVPDKLAMFSYLTQIYEVFRGEIPYIKHPKLEPENEERPAHSKQLSQLTPDQKVQLIDRIVRQDSATRTRHSRSRHNENLNPADKKGDTISRRSRKRRSTEKMGATVEERQKRLADIEKNRAERMRRRQYLRNMATQQFYKSMQMLQANAKREKDEPFEDYSIFLYRQTAPDFKDRVKYLEQKILYPDREPKIHAGHHRNSIDEEFSGRIKSIEDKLKGSAPTEKKPRDLLRAIGKIEKTDWNVKEIEKKIEENKMGRTVRHDKVERVPKWSREQFLARQIKMEKKGRDQKETDSKYADIDNTLKNIDRKMKEGNVLGYNKVSAMAEQFSNKSQDAEPKVYKSNAKSTIALPAQGGSEMCHFCNKRVYLMERLSAEGKFFHRGCFRCEYCSTSLRIGNHTFDRDKSGGRFYCTQHFGFLGALKARADKKRVAVLNKENIPATPVHLKTPEKAKIPLEGVVGLDLLDRGQTPERIEFENLAGISDAEEPQSQMDEDEWTDRNFGASTAEMGSSDDISDMSDSDDDNEVYEEAIDQPLTTEGTLELAKNWTLRYSHPHAAMGQSDTGSNEYEDSSDEYTNEDDESTTATEDEDDIRARELRRQEFWLKNPTRSSDTDTGSETEVASNEGTSEESEENSATEISTDSEFEHDGATPTQHEIPEITINDSYVRKTRGNYVEPKKVQVKSKVISSINGNIKQDKDLEVAKSQLKTDHNVNPSHLGKESKLNLLGFNNTNVAPLINPRKGDYLLNRTHSTEGIASKLSLELKRKYLLGSTAFGSSVMKSGSASNVDTQLRNFTDAISQHQKLLNPAPEPSPTMQAFLQGTSKLRSNNTQLSPISPTAIFSSSPIKPYNTNRSPQNLLNNDSPIYKATILPEISKTHLPDLVKESSILKSKTSPNIVCGESKDIENKELMKEQVASSQLHTVKSSQILENARNSQNTESNFTVTTDENNGFRPRSPLHETSIIVPQVDWSKNKEETKETASTGDSDIDSDSLSSGDGEAEDEPQDQSPAVNLSPPRLQIHSTDGDLLLDEEANKCKDFDDGQSFEPDSIECSFLRDKELNTKMNTAVPAPISSMNKTSMELEIVKNEIEQLELQDDGKKSISNCSTPTSINSAISNKHDDSEENDITTAALTETEFSEWARDGEVIVSDDLRDVEFNINPEFITTRRKPTLSDASKAGHTPITIAKQEDLTDMDLDFSKLDKQIDVPINNTSKLLANGENIDFMDTDNESLLDDSLQDASNTVMLKNRGYIEFVNIKSSPMLTSSRDKLITDAPIAKLEVENDSCSEEEAYNDRNVIEINPVTMDDVMNKLNGAINKSENNTKSNVGTKSNSVQEDQSITEAINKELFQSMEEDSLLIVEPAEDTTTSEVVTILASPVNPQVSIVPSQTQKEPEQEEETKITADSSNPDYLEYVKRLQSRIAEFSNAKDSIDVRKSKRKNSKSSLQSRAAEMIAEEIKNQETTINNSFNSPATSRKLEEITRERSKQKNVIQDLLMDKVEAHKQKSAEKKARRAARASSFNSTPTLSPIRPSIPNVSLINKFVPTSIVTPENSPLHTTSAEIKKSVESETSYESQQLPWKTEIGKTTSEETNKNDIQSSENTTLTKIGNEKENFRTPVAPPRLKHEEAKRTAEKARQDARERARLKSDEDLGLSPEDKIKELRMKVARRQLSMEEKKTKEEIHEPRMRLYSSGANKTGLKLQTSKSTDNMKAVEEAINFTGLSAANAKSMDELLHADFPKSNNSVAVVKRDKKQKTKDPERRKSIIQAVSDFFFKKESSPSPSNQKDKLSMFRLTSKTKGKLYKSYSEGSDLDKVLSPKTNTRPKSMCEGMLTRNFLNENPPPIPPPPLTYTIPTTQVSDDSLSDDDTKTTAVSTSCMHKATVTEGSCNSISRKTKTTKRIARQAQLKRLRMAQEIQRKLEETEVKQRELESRGVSVEKALRGEGECSDREEADLLREWFDLMKERTELRRYEKELLVRAQEVQLEDRHERLQQELRERLADDDDKKTSADVKKEGEILTEMLEIVAKRDSLIALLEEERQRYQDEDRDLEAQMLAKGLRLTPIKKCGPKYSV
- the LOC132916255 gene encoding F-actin-monooxygenase Mical isoform X7, with the protein product MQQPFRRQHRTREFATEKASLCAEIPVDKRVMEHQQGRKQTMNSAEVAKANEEFDLFCNATTLKSILGHFRNLCELLKIRPNTINQFYPKLKSKLRSWKALALWKKFDQRANHKCYNRGKACPNTRVLIIGGGPCGLRSAIEAQLLGAKVVVVEKRDRMSRNNVLHLWPFVIQDLRGLGAKKFFGKFCAGSIDHISIRQLQCILLKVALILGVEFHESVSFDSLIPPPENQEEGKIGWRAKTTPADHPVCQYEFDVLIGADGKRNTLEGFKRKEFRGKLAIAITANFINKRTEAEARVKEISGVAFIFNQKFFKELYHDTGIDLENIVYYKDDTHYFVMTAKKHSLINKGVILQDYPDTAKLLAKENVDREALMLYAREAAEFSTEYQMSGMEFAVNHYGQPDVAMFDFTSMYAAENASRILERRGHRLLMILVGDSLLEPFWPTGSGCARGFLSSLDACWAIKSWGANVSPLEVIAERESIYRLLGQTTPENLNRDYAAYTLDPHTRYPNLNVSSVTPIQVRGLVDTDDPDSIKQPPVQSEIDIPKKRRRRDLRGDSQVHPDTLLRWLQKQVALYDSVQIKDMGASFKNGLAICAIIHRYRPNLIDFHNLNPDDAITNNQLAFDILEKELSIPPIMTGEEMAQYDVPDKLAMFSYLTQIYEVFRGEIPYIKHPKLEPENEERPAHSKQLSQLTPDQKVQLIDRIVRQDSATRTRHSRSRHNENLNPADKKGDTISRRSRKRRSTEKMGATVDREPKIHAGHHRNSIDEEFSGRIKSIEDKLKGSAPTEKKPRDLLRAIGKIEKTDWNVKEIEKKIEENKMGRTVRHDKVERVPKWSREQMCICFIQFLARQIKMEKKGRDQKETDSKYADIDNTLKNIDRKMKEGNVLGYNKVSAMAEQFSNKSQDAEPKVYKSNAKSTIALPAQGGSEMCHFCNKRVYLMERLSAEGKFFHRGCFRCEYCSTSLRIGNHTFDRDKSGGRFYCTQHFGFLGALKARADKKRVAVLNKENIPATPVHLKTPEKAKIPLEGVVGLDLLDRGQTPERIEFENLAGISDAEEPQSQMDEDEWTDRNFGASTAEMGSSDDISDMSDSDDDNEVYEEAIDQPLTTEGTLELAKNWTLRYSHPHAAMGQSDTGSNEYEDSSDEYTNEDDESTTATEDEDDIRARELRRQEFWLKNPTRSSDTDTGSETEVASNEGTSEESEENSATEISTDSEFEHDGATPTQHEIPEITINDSYVRKTRGNYVEPKKVQVKSKVISSINGNIKQDKDLEVAKSQLKTDHNVNPSHLGKESKLNLLGFNNTNVAPLINPRKGDYLLNRTHSTEGIASKLSLELKRKYLLGSTAFGSSVMKSGSASNVDTQLRNFTDAISQHQKLLNPAPEPSPTMQAFLQGTSKLRSNNTQLSPISPTAIFSSSPIKPYNTNRSPQNLLNNDSPIYKATILPEISKTHLPDLVKESSILKSKTSPNIVCGESKDIENKELMKEQVASSQLHTVKSSQILENARNSQNTESNFTVTTDENNGFRPRSPLHETSIIVPQVDWSKNKEETKETASTGDSDIDSDSLSSGDGEAEDEPQDQSPAVNLSPPRLQIHSTDGDLLLDEEANKCKDFDDGQSFEPDSIECSFLRDKELNTKMNTAVPAPISSMNKTSMELEIVKNEIEQLELQDDGKKSISNCSTPTSINSAISNKHDDSEENDITTAALTETEFSEWARDGEVIVSDDLRDVEFNINPEFITTRRKPTLSDASKAGHTPITIAKQEDLTDMDLDFSKLDKQIDVPINNTSKLLANGENIDFMDTDNESLLDDSLQDASNTVMLKNRGYIEFVNIKSSPMLTSSRDKLITDAPIAKLEVENDSCSEEEAYNDRNVIEINPVTMDDVMNKLNGAINKSENNTKSNVGTKSNSVQEDQSITEAINKELFQSMEEDSLLIVEPAEDTTTSEVVTILASPVNPQVSIVPSQTQKEPEQEEETKITADSSNPDYLEYVKRLQSRIAEFSNAKDSIDVRKSKRKNSKSSLQSRAAEMIAEEIKNQETTINNSFNSPATSRKLEEITRERSKQKNVIQDLLMDKVEAHKQKSAEKKARRAARASSFNSTPTLSPIRPSIPNVSLINKFVPTSIVTPENSPLHTTSAEIKKSVESETSYESQQLPWKTEIGKTTSEETNKNDIQSSENTTLTKIGNEKENFRTPVAPPRLKHEEAKRTAEKARQDARERARLKSDEDLGLSPEDKIKELRMKVARRQLSMEEKKTKEEIHEPRMRLYSSGANKTGLKLQTSKSTDNMKAVEEAINFTGLSAANAKSMDELLHADFPKSNNSVAVVKRDKKQKTKDPERRKSIIQAVSDFFFKKESSPSPSNQKDKLSMFRLTSKTKGKLYKSYSEGSDLDKVLSPKTNTRPKSMCEGMLTRNFLNENPPPIPPPPLTYTIPTTQVSDDSLSDDDTKTTAVSTSCMHKATVTEGSCNSISRKTKTTKRIARQAQLKRLRMAQEIQRKLEETEVKQRELESRGVSVEKALRGEGECSDREEADLLREWFDLMKERTELRRYEKELLVRAQEVQLEDRHERLQQELRERLADDDDKKTSADVKKEGEILTEMLEIVAKRDSLIALLEEERQRYQDEDRDLEAQMLAKGLRLTPIKKCGPKYSV